The following are encoded in a window of Pseudomonas multiresinivorans genomic DNA:
- a CDS encoding alpha/beta fold hydrolase, with protein sequence MITPLPRPLDNGNGQSLSSHWYYPPGEARGAVLIVPAMGVEQRFYTAFANWLAERGYLTVTFDYVGMGKSRAGSLRDLDVDILAWGNHDCSAMLDAVVAAAGELPVYWIGHSLGGQILPFVRGTERIHRAFTIATGSGYWRENTKGLRHKAWLLWYLLAPTITPLLGYFPGKRLGVVGDLPRGVIEQWRRWCLDPEYSVGAEGGAVREAYSSVSTPITSISFTDDEMMSGRNTESLHGFYRGSPKTLKRIAPEDIGVKRIGHFGFFRSQFADSLWADYLLPDLG encoded by the coding sequence ATGATCACACCGCTTCCCCGCCCGCTGGACAACGGCAATGGCCAAAGCCTCTCCAGCCACTGGTACTACCCACCCGGCGAAGCCCGCGGAGCGGTGCTGATCGTTCCTGCCATGGGCGTCGAGCAGCGTTTCTACACGGCCTTCGCCAACTGGCTGGCCGAGCGCGGCTACCTGACAGTCACCTTCGACTATGTCGGCATGGGTAAATCCCGCGCCGGCTCCCTGCGTGATCTGGACGTCGACATCCTCGCCTGGGGGAACCACGACTGCAGCGCCATGCTCGATGCCGTGGTCGCCGCGGCCGGCGAGCTGCCGGTGTACTGGATCGGCCACAGCCTGGGCGGGCAGATACTGCCCTTCGTGCGGGGTACCGAGCGCATCCACCGCGCCTTCACCATTGCCACCGGCAGCGGCTACTGGCGCGAGAACACCAAGGGCTTGCGGCACAAGGCCTGGCTGCTCTGGTACCTGCTGGCACCGACGATCACGCCGCTGCTGGGCTACTTCCCCGGCAAGCGCCTGGGCGTGGTCGGCGACCTGCCGCGCGGAGTGATCGAGCAATGGCGGCGCTGGTGCCTGGACCCGGAGTACTCGGTGGGCGCGGAAGGTGGTGCAGTGCGCGAGGCGTATTCCTCGGTGAGCACACCCATTACCTCCATCTCCTTCACCGACGACGAGATGATGTCCGGGCGCAATACCGAGTCGCTGCACGGTTTCTACCGTGGCTCGCCGAAGACGCTGAAGAGAATCGCGCCGGAGGATATCGGCGTGAAGCGCATCGGCCACTTCGGCTTCTTCAGAAGCCAGTTCGCCGATTCACTGTGGGCGGATTACCTGCTGCCGGACCTGGGCTGA